aaaactgcgtaagttttcactccaggggtagatcctACGTCGGGCCTTTTGGTCGTGACTATGTCTCAAGGACAGCCTAGGCCAGCGCTTTAACTGTTCGCGATTTTTGAAGAgactgtccagcttattcataagggttatgaaaatCGGATAATCCaaccatttaaaactaaacacaggaataaaaaagtttacatctTTGCATGCTCTGGAAGCTACtggagaattgacagactttgtagcattacCAGCATCATAAActtcacaggctaaaattgtcactttgttgtcagggctatagtccattgaagcGATTCTTAGAGCCTTCAGATCCCTCCCCCCGaagacctgttcttccaacgcataGCCGGGCACATGTTTACCACTCAGAGcctgttcaattttacagagcgccagcctgatctttagccattctctcatccccagagcagGAGAAAAACTACCAGGTTTTGCCTGATACAAGGGTTTGGggccactgtctgtgaatatctttaccgtagaatcctccgggtggaatatgtaagaAATATGGCcatcactcgtacccaaaaatcctttaaaacattctggagcttcacacagaacttcttcaaggctttggtcactgggttcatgacaagccgagcataacatcccgaaaattggcataggtggcatttttgtttaatattcaggggggttatcatgtacagtcttaaacagggATTGTTCCGGGGCTTTATACGGCTGTTGCAAAGCCCCTGACATTAGTGTTTCCTAGACAACAACCCCGGAGGGCTATAAGCTATAAAATAggccttactctttgaaatgttcagcaCACACACCCCCAACCACCCCGGGCCCCCAACAGGACACATGACATCAAACAGCatgacaaattcaaaaacagCATAAAACGCTTTTACACACTCTAAGCCCTGAGAACAAACCAAAAGGGGGGTCAGGACAGGAAACCCTGGGCTTGCACACGTCAGCAGgccatagggtcatcaatcattaTTTTGACAGCTGGacttagggtcatcaatcaatattttgacacgtgacatctactttaatctctctgacgtaacaaaatgtggaagaagtcaaggggttgaatactttaaACGTAGATTTCTCCACTTGTAGAGTTAGTAGGCTACACCTAAACCAGGACTCTCCAACaatgttcctggagaactaccttcctgtaggttttcactccaaccctaatctaccACACCTGattaattagctggttgataaactgaatcaggttagttacaactggggttggagcgaaaacctacaggaaggtaacTCTCCATGAACGGGGCTGGAGAGCCCTGACCTAAACAGGGATTATACTTTAAATAGACCTGTTACTTACACAGGAATTAAGGTTCTCCAATTGGCGTTCTAGAATGTTGAGGAAATCGTCCAGGTTTTTCTTGTCCCATGTGACAGATTTCATATTCCCATCAAACAGTTTTGTGATTTGATAGATGGTCTCTTTCAGGAATCTGACTTTGTCCTCAAACTACACAGGAAGATATAAAAAGAAGATTAGAAACAGTATAGGCTTTCGTTATGGCATCAATATAACATTGGGTCAAGACCGCCATACCAAAGCATATCAGAACACGATAAGTCACATTTCTAGTCTTTACCTCAGCATCATCTATGTGTCTGTAAAGTGATGTTGGGAAAAAGACTGGGGCATCCTGCTTTGTGATATCTCCTCCCTGGAAAACAATCAATATAGTATGTTAAGTCACGTGTCAAATACTTCAAGACCAATCAAGACAGACATAAAGTATAGCTTAAACTGCAAGTACAGTAGGCATAATGTAGATAGCGTCTCTTGATCTCTGTCATTATAGCCTTAGCGCCCTTTTAGTATGTATATTCAAAAATAGGCTAACAGTCTTCTAACAAAAAGGCTAAACATGAAACATATGACTACTTTACTTGGTTGTTTTGCTGTCCTTAATACATGCATTCAGTCTCCTCTTACAGTGTGCTGATAACTCACCATCTGGTCCAGCAGTGAAAGGTATTCTGCGCTCAAGTGGCCGTAGTGGTGTCGTATCCAGTCACAGCAATGACACACGCTCTGCATACTGCAAATAATAAGAAAAATACACGTCCAACTCTGCATTGTATACATTGTAAATAGCAGTTCGTTTCGCTATTAGTTTTCCAGATgagtttgaacatcttggctgtGTTAAGTAGTTTTATGTGGAATTGGGAAAGGGAAAGCTGTATAGAGAATTTCCCCTGATCAACCTACCGGAGGCGGGAACTTTCATTTTCCAGACTAGCACATAGAGCAATAGGAATTCCATGCCTGCTCCGTCTCCTTGACGAACAAATCCAAGTAAATCCATAGACATTCTCCTTGAATCCGGCTTTAAACTTTAGTTGAACCACAAGATAAGATTATTCCATTTAGATATCGGCTAGtgttagtaaaacgtttactgttgacaggagaacaagaggagacaataggacgaggtggataattttataataaggccgtttaattacatgtaaagatatcttagtaaaatcttgcagcaaggctctttctgtctgattcttattGAATCGTCCGGAAAAGAGATAGTTTCAAGAATTGTCCAgtattatatagacaacaagcaaagtaggtagatctgcgagtctggccttccgattggtcgatctgggtcttgggtagtcctgaacaggcctggtgtccacgttccattggttcctgagatagttctttgtcctgagctccaagc
This is a stretch of genomic DNA from Salvelinus namaycush isolate Seneca unplaced genomic scaffold, SaNama_1.0 Scaffold456, whole genome shotgun sequence. It encodes these proteins:
- the LOC120041385 gene encoding interferon a3-like, which encodes MQSVCHCCDWIRHHYGHLSAEYLSLLDQMGGDITKQDAPVFFPTSLYRHIDDAEFEDKVRFLKETIYQITKLFDGNMKSVTWDKKNLDDFLNILERQLENLNSCVTDIKPRRLKDAIRSLNGFCETYDYEPMQPYSQEVFTHKPRTEALNGRSTPLGQANGAPHISKHQRTISAQIHSSASPEQFTRPRSKDKTPPRLIKTSKKLHI